Proteins encoded together in one Roseibacterium elongatum DSM 19469 window:
- a CDS encoding YHS domain-containing (seleno)protein, protein MSQSADRYDRRRALGVIAAGSAIALVVARPADAAEPPVFQQGGFALGGTDPVAYFTQAQPLAGDPSLVHDWQGARWAFAEADHRDRFAAAPESFAPAFGGYCAFAAARGYLAPTIPEAWHIHDGRLFLNASMRVLRRWRAELPDVIAQGDANWPGILG, encoded by the coding sequence TTGTCCCAGTCAGCTGACCGATACGACCGCCGCCGCGCATTGGGGGTCATCGCCGCCGGATCTGCGATTGCGCTTGTGGTGGCCCGGCCCGCGGACGCGGCCGAACCGCCGGTCTTTCAGCAGGGCGGGTTTGCCCTCGGGGGGACGGACCCCGTGGCCTACTTCACGCAGGCACAGCCGCTTGCCGGCGATCCGTCGCTGGTCCACGACTGGCAGGGCGCGCGATGGGCGTTTGCCGAGGCGGATCACAGGGATCGTTTCGCGGCCGCGCCCGAAAGCTTCGCGCCTGCATTCGGCGGGTATTGCGCCTTTGCCGCGGCGCGGGGGTATCTGGCCCCCACCATTCCCGAGGCATGGCATATCCATGACGGGCGGTTGTTCCTGAATGCGTCGATGCGGGTCTTGCGCCGTTGGCGGGCGGAATTGCCCGATGTCATCGCGCAAGGCGACGCGAACTGGCC
- a CDS encoding sugar transferase: MTLVPDVSGFTESRSRTLRARTSDAVFRISKRAFDLVFSTIVLLPAMVVVGLALLILNPIFNPGPLFFRQIRMGRNCRPFWAYKFRTMRQAAPGTARCRPLNAPLEVDRITKIGGFLRRSRFDELPQILNVYRGEMSLIGPRPDYFIHAHRYIRAIPEYRARHAVRPGISGLAQIEVGYAQGLEATRLKTAADMDYIRSAGLRLDTWILWQTIRAVIDMRGE; encoded by the coding sequence GTGACGCTGGTACCTGATGTCAGTGGTTTCACCGAGTCGCGCAGCAGAACCTTGCGCGCGCGGACATCCGATGCCGTGTTCCGCATCTCCAAACGGGCCTTCGATCTGGTCTTTTCGACAATCGTTCTTTTACCGGCGATGGTTGTTGTGGGTCTGGCGCTGCTGATCCTGAACCCGATTTTCAACCCGGGCCCCCTCTTCTTTCGGCAAATACGGATGGGGCGCAATTGCCGCCCGTTCTGGGCCTACAAGTTCCGCACCATGCGGCAAGCCGCGCCAGGCACGGCCCGCTGCCGCCCGCTGAACGCCCCGCTCGAAGTGGATCGCATCACGAAGATCGGTGGCTTTCTCAGGCGGTCCCGCTTTGACGAACTGCCGCAGATCCTGAATGTCTATCGCGGCGAGATGAGCCTGATCGGCCCGCGCCCCGATTATTTCATCCATGCCCATCGCTACATCCGCGCCATTCCCGAGTATCGTGCCCGCCACGCCGTGCGTCCGGGCATCAGCGGCCTTGCCCAGATCGAAGTCGGGTATGCTCAGGGCCTCGAGGCGACGCGCCTGAAAACCGCGGCCGACATGGATTATATCCGCAGTGCGGGTCTGCGGCTCGACACGTGGATCCTGTGGCAGACCATCCGAGCCGTCATCGACATGCGCGGCGAGTAA